One window of Hujiaoplasma nucleasis genomic DNA carries:
- a CDS encoding leucine-rich repeat protein, protein MDNIFDPKNSLWLEIVRVVGILINGLILVLSFIALIMRELDIAYFLLIILVIAILHLIQMLSLNLLYNIQQIRINSDKQIIIQEKILDMLNGNESSNEQREGIVNNDHVENIEVDTPIVAESDDLPSSNEIKNSIEAEKDLEAEDEIEKTKEDNIIQSEKENKTFVSPIHGKVFMPDDDQKSSVKIPSGFDSIGEYAFKNNEILEEIYIPLSIKKVLMQAFVDCINLKRVFYEGSKEDWQAIKFSGYNEELMEAEIVFNY, encoded by the coding sequence ATGGATAATATTTTTGATCCGAAAAATTCTTTATGGTTGGAAATAGTTAGAGTAGTTGGTATTTTAATTAATGGACTGATATTAGTGCTCAGTTTTATTGCTTTGATTATGCGGGAGTTAGATATTGCATACTTTTTACTAATTATATTAGTCATAGCTATACTCCATTTAATTCAAATGTTGAGTTTAAATTTGCTTTACAATATCCAACAAATAAGAATAAATTCAGATAAACAAATTATAATTCAAGAAAAAATTTTAGATATGCTTAATGGTAATGAATCAAGTAATGAACAAAGAGAAGGTATAGTAAATAATGATCATGTAGAGAACATAGAGGTAGATACACCCATAGTTGCTGAATCGGATGATTTACCAAGTTCAAATGAAATTAAAAATAGTATTGAAGCTGAGAAGGATTTAGAAGCTGAAGATGAAATTGAGAAAACTAAAGAAGACAATATTATTCAAAGTGAAAAAGAAAACAAAACTTTTGTAAGTCCTATTCACGGTAAAGTATTTATGCCGGATGATGATCAAAAATCATCAGTGAAGATTCCATCAGGTTTTGATTCCATAGGAGAATATGCTTTCAAGAATAATGAAATATTAGAAGAAATATATATACCATTAAGTATAAAGAAAGTATTAATGCAAGCATTTGTTGATTGTATTAATTTGAAAAGAGTATTCTATGAAGGCAGTAAAGAAGACTGGCAAGCCATCAAATTTTCCGGATATAACGAGGAATTGATGGAAGCTGAGATAGTTTTTAATTATTAA